AGCTGACTGTGAATTATCTGTACAGCAACGGCAACAAGAAGCCTTATCCGTTTATTAGACTGCAGGGCAGATGGCTGGAGAGGCTGGGTTTCACCGTTGGGGATAAGGTGACTGTGACTGCCGGTGATGGGAGGATAGTTATAATGCCCGTCAAGAAAACTGAATAAGGGAAGGCTTCAAGATAAGGGGGCCGGGTGTCGAGAGATATCCGGTCCTTTTTTTGTGCTTAGTTAAACGAAATAAGTATTCAAGCATAAAAGGATTTGTATGTCAGACAATTCTAACGTAGCTTTTCGACAACTGTCTGTCAATTTGAACAAATATGGGGAGTTGCTGCTGGTACATAATCAATTATTTATTCTATCCATACCAGACAGCATAGCCGAATTTACGCAGGCTCTTTGCCAGCTTTGCCTCAGCTTCTTCAGCCTCTGCGCGAGTCTTGAACGGATCCAGCAGGTCGACGATATTGGGGTATAACCGGATGCCGTAATCACGGGCATATCTATTGGCTTTGTAGCCATTGAGGTGTTGCTGAAACCGCACTTCAGGTGCGCGTGCCGTCTGTCCTACGTAAAGGCATGGTTTGCCCGGGATATAGTCTGGATTATCAGACATGAACTTTTTGTTTGAAAGTACTTTTTTATTCAGTTCGATTACGTATAGTCTGTACGGCATGTTTTTTGCCTACTGAATAGTAAGTATAGCCGCAGGGGGCAGCGCGCGCCCCCCGGTTACTGTGTACCCCTTTCGCCGCAACTCCGCCGCCAGTTTCTTCTCCATCTTGACCGCTGCCTGCGATAGTATCTGGTTCAGGCACTATGAATAGTAGTGCACTAATTTAGGTGGTAGGTCACTATGAATCAGAGTGAAAGTTGATATCAAATATCAACTTTAATATTCCGGGGCGTTGTGGTGTGCCAAGAACCGATTTTTGTATTTGTCGCCCAATCGAACTATTCGATACAATGTTACCGTGAGCAGAAGGGTTTCGATACTTCCTTATAATCTCAAGATCATTTGGTAATCTATTAGATAGAAATTCAATATCAATATCATAACCTGCGATAAATGATTTTAGCAGTGGGTGAGATTTGATACCATGAAGTAGCCTTTCAATTTGTTCTAGGTCGATACTCATATCTATTATTATTCTTCTATCACCAAAATCAATAGATTTAGTTTTCTGAGAAACCATGAATTTAACAAGAGGTTCTAAGAATCGCTTTCTAAGCTCAGCTTCTATGGCATTTGAATAGCCTACTATTGATTCACCCCAAGATAACTCATTCTGATTGAGACTATCGAATAAATACTCAGCGTTGGTCAATGAGCCCGGGTTAGCCAGTTGTCGAATCCAATCTCCATATTTATCTACAAGCTTTTGTTGGGTTGTTAGGAGGTTTTGTTGAGAGTCTCCATCGCGTAGTTTTTTTATCTCTTCTCCCATAGCAGATTTTATAGGGCTCAAGTTGTCTTTAACGGATATATCCATCATTTCCCTAAACTTTTCAAATAATTTCTCTTCTGGTGACTTCGTAGATAAGACTTCTTTAAGGTCCTCCTGCAATTTTGGATTTAGGCTCTTTTCCAGATCAATAGGCTCTATCTTAGGCTTTATTGAGTCAGGGTCAATCAATGCTTCCGCAAAGCCTATCTTAACAGCCCAATAAAGATCATTATTGGTCCCAGCTTCAGATAAGCTAGTCCATTTGTATCGAGGCAAGGAATCCCACATGGACAAATACTGTTCACGTAGGCTGTGCCAATTTCGGTTTTCGTTGTATTCCAACAAAATTGCAGCTACTAATGTTCCATTAAGCCAATCATCTCCTAGTCCCCCATAGTCAAATAGCTTTATTGAAGTCTTTTTATCTTTCCAACCATTAGATATAATCTTATAGTTTTTACCAGACAGATCAGCTTTATTTCTTAACGCATAACGGGCTATTAGATTCCCAAACTTCCATGCTAAAAACTGCGGAGAAGTCACCTTGTTGTTTGATGGATGGACTCCTGATATATCTGCTTCACCGCAAACTTCAATAACATCGGAGACTCTATCAAAGAGGCAAACCCAGTCTTCTGCGTCATTAATAGTTTCGCATTTTACGGCGAATAATTCTACGAGATCAGGCACTGCTTCCATTAGACCTTCAGAGAAATTCCCCGGGCTATTAGATGAAAGCGCTTCTGTCAATAGACGAAATGCAGAATCATAATCTTGCCTCTCAACATAGTAAGCTTGTAGGACTATTGCGAAAAGAACCTCAGCGATTTGCATTGCCCCTACTGTATCTGTTTTTAAGTTTGTTCTAATTATTGACTTAGTGCGTTCTTCCTCTCCTTTTAGCAGAAGAAGTGTGCGCAATGCCAAGCTTGTGTGGAATAGCGTTTGAGTATCTGCCTCTGATAGCTTTTCTTCATCACTAAGTTTTCGATATAGAGGTTCTATGGACTCATACGCTGGTTCGACCAGGTCCAAATCTTTGCTATCCGAAAGGATTTCCAATGATAAAAAGAATACTAAATCTAACAGAGCCGGGTGATTCATTTTCCCTTCATACACATTGATATTACGAAGCAGTAAACCAAGCGCATAGAGTGCTATCGTAAAAGGTGCTTGCCAAGACAGATCCCCCTCTTTTATAGCTGTCATACTGTTTTTAATATTTAAATAGACAAGTTTATCTTCATCCATTATTTGCTTTAATAATTCACGAAATCTATTACTTTCATTATTGGCATCTGATGATACTTCCATGAATTCTCTCCTCCCAGATTTAGGCATAAAGATAATCAAGAACTGGTTCTATTTTTTTATTGTCTATATAAAAGTGTTCGTATCACCCCAGCTCAGCCCATTGCTTAAGTATAGACGCCGGGGGCAGCGCGCGCCCCCTGGTTACTGTTACCCAGATATACTCATTGACAAGCGCCAGCACCGTGGCATCCGGCCTATCCAGCTTCTTGGGCAGGTTGTCAATCTTGAAACCTTTTGCTTGACACAAATCCGCTATGTGGCAGGTTAATCCCTGGATTATTTTCAGATAATTGAAATAAGAATCAGGTCTGCCGTCACACTTGAACCTCTTTCGCATTGCTTCATCCCAGGGCATCAATGCCTCAGGCCTTATAGCGAAGAGAATCTTGGAGGCTGCGGTTTCCCCTATGCTAACCATTTGTTTTTTTCCGTTGCGGATACGCTCAGCACCTGGCATATCCTTCAGAGCTCCATATGAATGAGCGGCTGCTTCCAGCTCGTTGTCCTTCAGGTTCCAGATCGGTTTCCTGCCTGAAAACAGGCTGGCACCATATTTCTGCTGCCATATTAAGATGCTTTTAGAGGCGAGTTTGTGCTGGTCCCGGGCAAGGTTCCTACAGCCCCAATCATTCAGCCATTGCAAGAGAGATTCGCGATGGGTAGGATTAGTCAGGTCTATACAACCATCGGTAGACTCTTTTAAGAGTTTAAGTGATTCATTGAACGGTGTTAGAGAATTATACATTAAGCAGGCAATAGCCAGCTTGGACAGAGTCACATCTTTGATATTCACCTGGCAGGAACCTCTCGGCCCAGGATCTCGCTTTCCACATACTGCTTAAACTCATCTGTGGATGTGAAGCACCGATATCCCGCTTGACTGGCGATAGCGATTACGTCGGTGTTTTCATTTAAAAGGACGGCAACCGGCTGGCTGAGTTCTTCCTGGATGCCATTTGGCCACGCTAAGTCAAACACTGCTTTCTGCTCTCCGGTTACAGCATCTGCGAAACCATAAGCCATTACACCGCGGGAGAGCTCCTGTGCTTCCATCCAGTCGTTGAGGGTTTCCAGTTGCTCTTCTTCCTCCTCACTGGCTATACCGCCGCATACCGCGACGGCTGCGGGTACAGCCCCCGCAGGACCGGCAAGCCAGCGAATGTCACCACGTAGTAGATCTTCCATACGCTTATTGAGCTCTTCGGCAAGAAGCACTTTACGAGCTTCGAGAAACTCGCGAAAATGTTCGATCTTCCACAGTGCCGGGTCTGTGGGAACCCACTGCGATGCCAACGCGCCAGGATGGGCTTTCTCAACCTCTGGAAAATACTTCTCTGGCAGCCGGTCTCTGATGTCGAGATTCGTATCCTTTGTGAGGAAGCAGAAATTCGCAAGCGCATTGACTTCAGGCCGCTTGTATTTCAACTTGTAGAGCTGAGCTTTAGGGAAGATATGGTGCACCTCTAGCTTGCTCATCTTTCCGAGCAGATTGGCCTTCAGTGGGAGGCCAGTGCCCCAGTCACGCGCCTCGCCCATACGAGTGAGTAAATATAAAACCGGGTAAAACCGGGCGCCTAGGCTCCAACCAGTGAAATGTCCTGGTTCCGCACGCAATCCACCGTGCCAGAGACGTAGTTGTTCTAGTAATCTGTCAAGCCCTCCATCTGGGCCTTCCAGAGCTGCCAAGTCTTGATCGATAAAAGATTCTGTAGAACCAGAGAAACGGCCCCACATTCCCGCTTGTGCAAACCAGAATAAAAGTTTATCGCGCTCAGTGTCAGTCATAGAACCTTGTCTTTGATCAAGATAACGTACCATAACCGGAACACCAAAACTGCCAAAGAAGACTTGGTTATGATCCAATCCAAGCCTTCCGCCAATCATATTAAGTGTGGTATTGATATGTTTGGTGGCACGCTTAAGACCGTCTTGAATTTCCTCACCACTCTTATCGTGTAGAAACTGAAACTTAGCTTCACCGGTGAGTACTGTATTTACTGAACGCAATAACCAATCTAGGTTGAAATCATATCCTATGTTTTTCCATTCCTTAAGATTGGATTTCATCGTATCACGTGCCTCAGGCCAATCGACGCAAATCTTGGCCATAGCCAAATCGCCTTTAGAGAGCTTTGTCCCGCCACTATTTACTATATTGAAAATATCTACCACAACATCTAGAGTCTT
This sequence is a window from Dehalococcoidia bacterium. Protein-coding genes within it:
- a CDS encoding SymE family type I addiction module toxin, with translation MQERKLTVNYLYSNGNKKPYPFIRLQGRWLERLGFTVGDKVTVTAGDGRIVIMPVKKTE
- a CDS encoding GIY-YIG nuclease family protein — protein: MPYRLYVIELNKKVLSNKKFMSDNPDYIPGKPCLYVGQTARAPEVRFQQHLNGYKANRYARDYGIRLYPNIVDLLDPFKTRAEAEEAEAKLAKSLRKFGYAVWYG
- a CDS encoding DUF262 domain-containing protein, with amino-acid sequence MKISTILDHIDSGHMALPEFQRGYVWNRDQVRKLFTSLYLHRPVGGLLVWATESKTAVHRGDGPLAAGVVKLLLDGQQRITSIYGVVRGKPPKFFDGNKETFTSLCFHLDTETFAFYQPFKMQDDPLWIDITDLMKKGNAGLGEFVNRLNAQPSLGTKVGDYVGRLGRLLSITDIDIYTEELTGTDKTLDVVVDIFNIVNSGGTKLSKGDLAMAKICVDWPEARDTMKSNLKEWKNIGYDFNLDWLLRSVNTVLTGEAKFQFLHDKSGEEIQDGLKRATKHINTTLNMIGGRLGLDHNQVFFGSFGVPVMVRYLDQRQGSMTDTERDKLLFWFAQAGMWGRFSGSTESFIDQDLAALEGPDGGLDRLLEQLRLWHGGLRAEPGHFTGWSLGARFYPVLYLLTRMGEARDWGTGLPLKANLLGKMSKLEVHHIFPKAQLYKLKYKRPEVNALANFCFLTKDTNLDIRDRLPEKYFPEVEKAHPGALASQWVPTDPALWKIEHFREFLEARKVLLAEELNKRMEDLLRGDIRWLAGPAGAVPAAVAVCGGIASEEEEEQLETLNDWMEAQELSRGVMAYGFADAVTGEQKAVFDLAWPNGIQEELSQPVAVLLNENTDVIAIASQAGYRCFTSTDEFKQYVESEILGREVPAR